One Halomonas sp. THAF5a genomic region harbors:
- a CDS encoding CoA transferase has translation MTARPLEHLRVLDFGHYLAGPLVGMMLADLGAEVIRIDPPDGPRWRDPAFDMLSRGKRSLVLDLKTDAGKQTALDLAARSDVVIENFRPGVMDRLGLGPEALRAVNPSLISLSLPGFASTDTELARVAAWEAVIAARTGQFTDMGLNRQLMGINPSFTPLGLASAYGAAFGALSVLFALGARDRNGGEHIEVPLASALFEGLAYNSEQIEDYPTRYQCPRETELNRRRAAGLPLNLSYEELDTFLDPFYRTYRCADGRGFYVVACSIVTHPRRVLHVLGLDELADTLPDFDAWQDEADWPDEWALRNYPVGDRDRARVTQAMQEAFLTRPSWEWETLFGDAKAPATAQRSSQEWLSDPHALASELVQTVNDPRHGEMRQMGKLAWLEDDAGVLNTPPGPTIDELRPDLEQLLAEPVRATSAPTGSGGWLDGLKVLDLSNVIAGPTIGATLARFGADVTSIQPVSPSVDPWNAVVFGLQAHRGKESALLDLGTPEGREVLERLIADADVVTMNGTDQQRDKLGLSRGRLETLNPEAILVQLDAWGGPQKGPKSDHLGYDDLAQASTGVMVRFGGGPDTPEEHAHFGTIDALTGFTACVALGAALERKRVTGKGGVARSALAACGAMIQAQFMYDYEGRLPFNEPSGRDVRGWGPYYHCYRASDGWMFLAAPLERGAALARSPELADLSTLPDEELATALAERLAGKTIAHWSGQLNEGPTAVVPLSSLAINREASLQHESVDSIDLTQATYRAIRHDQHPMGRWVDLVAPNAVRPERAKITLPAPAPKPGTHTRAILARVGFSKEKIEMLIDKGAAGERWSSRYLPE, from the coding sequence ATGACAGCCCGACCCCTTGAGCACCTACGCGTACTCGACTTCGGCCATTATCTGGCAGGACCGCTGGTTGGCATGATGCTGGCCGACCTGGGGGCAGAGGTCATCCGTATCGACCCGCCGGACGGCCCCCGGTGGCGAGACCCCGCCTTCGACATGCTGTCGCGGGGCAAGCGTTCTCTGGTACTGGACCTCAAGACCGATGCCGGTAAGCAAACCGCTCTCGATCTGGCCGCCCGCTCGGACGTCGTGATCGAGAACTTCCGCCCCGGCGTCATGGATCGCCTTGGCCTTGGTCCAGAGGCCTTGAGAGCCGTCAATCCAAGCCTGATCTCGCTGTCGTTGCCCGGCTTCGCGTCGACCGATACCGAGCTGGCACGCGTTGCCGCTTGGGAAGCCGTCATTGCGGCGCGCACCGGACAGTTCACCGACATGGGACTGAACCGTCAGCTCATGGGTATCAATCCGTCGTTCACCCCCCTGGGCCTCGCGTCAGCGTATGGCGCCGCCTTCGGTGCCCTATCCGTCCTATTTGCACTGGGAGCAAGGGACCGCAACGGAGGAGAACACATCGAGGTGCCCTTGGCATCGGCGCTGTTCGAGGGGCTGGCCTATAACAGCGAGCAAATCGAGGACTATCCAACACGTTACCAATGCCCTAGGGAGACGGAGTTGAATCGTCGCCGGGCTGCTGGCTTGCCACTGAACCTGAGCTATGAGGAGCTCGACACGTTCCTCGACCCTTTCTATCGCACCTACCGGTGTGCGGATGGGCGCGGGTTCTATGTCGTTGCCTGCTCCATCGTCACGCATCCGCGCCGAGTCCTGCATGTACTGGGGCTCGACGAACTGGCTGACACCTTGCCGGATTTTGATGCCTGGCAGGATGAGGCGGACTGGCCTGATGAGTGGGCGCTGCGCAATTATCCCGTGGGAGATAGAGATCGCGCACGTGTCACTCAAGCAATGCAGGAGGCCTTCCTGACACGGCCTTCATGGGAATGGGAAACCCTATTTGGTGACGCCAAGGCACCTGCCACCGCGCAACGCAGCAGCCAGGAATGGTTATCGGACCCGCACGCCCTGGCCTCGGAGCTGGTTCAGACCGTCAACGACCCGCGCCACGGCGAGATGCGGCAGATGGGCAAGCTGGCCTGGCTCGAGGATGACGCCGGTGTGTTGAACACCCCGCCCGGCCCGACGATCGATGAGCTACGTCCAGACCTGGAGCAACTCTTGGCTGAGCCGGTGCGGGCGACATCCGCCCCCACGGGCAGTGGCGGCTGGCTCGACGGGCTCAAGGTGCTCGACCTGAGCAACGTCATTGCCGGACCTACCATCGGTGCGACACTGGCGCGCTTTGGCGCGGACGTGACATCCATTCAGCCGGTCAGCCCTTCCGTTGACCCTTGGAACGCCGTCGTCTTCGGCCTCCAGGCCCACCGTGGCAAGGAGAGCGCCCTCTTGGATCTGGGAACTCCCGAGGGCCGTGAAGTACTCGAACGGCTGATCGCCGACGCCGACGTAGTGACCATGAACGGTACCGATCAGCAACGCGACAAGCTCGGACTCTCGCGAGGTAGACTGGAAACCTTGAATCCGGAAGCCATCCTGGTTCAGCTCGATGCCTGGGGCGGCCCCCAAAAAGGGCCTAAATCCGATCACCTCGGCTACGATGATCTGGCACAGGCCTCGACGGGTGTCATGGTTCGTTTCGGAGGGGGGCCGGACACTCCCGAGGAACACGCCCATTTCGGTACCATCGACGCGCTCACCGGGTTTACGGCATGCGTTGCTCTAGGCGCCGCGCTGGAACGCAAGAGAGTGACCGGCAAGGGGGGCGTGGCAAGATCAGCGCTGGCCGCTTGCGGCGCCATGATTCAGGCTCAGTTCATGTACGACTACGAGGGGCGCCTCCCATTCAATGAGCCTTCAGGTCGCGACGTTCGCGGCTGGGGGCCCTACTACCATTGCTATCGCGCGTCTGATGGCTGGATGTTCTTGGCAGCACCGCTCGAACGCGGTGCCGCATTGGCGCGTTCACCGGAACTGGCCGACTTGTCCACGCTACCCGACGAGGAGCTAGCTACTGCGTTGGCCGAACGGCTTGCCGGTAAGACCATCGCCCACTGGTCGGGGCAATTGAACGAAGGACCGACAGCTGTTGTGCCACTAAGCTCGCTGGCCATCAACCGGGAAGCCAGTCTCCAGCACGAAAGCGTCGATAGTATCGACCTTACCCAGGCAACATATCGAGCCATTCGACACGATCAACACCCGATGGGCCGATGGGTCGACCTGGTTGCCCCGAATGCAGTGCGCCCAGAGCGTGCCAAGATCACCTTGCCCGCTCCCGCGCCCAAGCCCGGCACTCACACTCGAGCGATTCTGGCGAGGGTCGGCTTCTCGAAGGAGAAAATTGAGATGTTGATAGACAAGGGAGCAGCAGGTGAACGCTGGTCAAGCCGCTATCTGCCG
- a CDS encoding GlxA family transcriptional regulator yields MKPILPSPPPPLRLNILLFDSFSNMLLACLLEPLRVVRDDNNVDIEWTILTHGDEPLKSSSGLSIAPDMPLSQSLPCHLLLMIGGDRFRIDAVDPSLRQSLRLAHRAETVIAADTAPWLLATLGYLSGREATLHWQLLADFSDTFPDVAAREERYVRDGRWVTCGSAASALDLILEEIDTRFGASARFDAAGMFLNDSSRSRMTESLGDGILHSHPGIRRVVNLMTAHIETPLTLAQLSESCQMTPRTLARLFETEMGMPPGRYYQYLRLAKARDLATQTRLTLDQIALRCGFSCGSALSRAFTRAHGFGLRERRRQVHQSE; encoded by the coding sequence ATGAAACCTATTCTGCCGTCACCTCCACCTCCCTTGCGCCTCAATATCCTGCTGTTCGACTCCTTTTCGAACATGCTGCTGGCATGTCTTCTTGAGCCGTTACGTGTGGTTCGCGACGATAACAATGTCGATATCGAATGGACGATCCTGACGCATGGTGATGAGCCACTGAAGTCATCCAGCGGCCTATCCATCGCACCAGATATGCCCTTGTCGCAGTCGCTGCCTTGCCATCTGCTCCTGATGATCGGCGGGGATCGCTTCCGTATTGACGCTGTGGATCCGTCGTTACGCCAGAGTCTGAGGCTGGCCCACCGTGCCGAAACGGTGATTGCGGCTGACACCGCGCCTTGGTTGCTGGCAACGTTGGGGTATTTGAGCGGTCGCGAGGCAACGCTCCATTGGCAGCTGCTGGCTGATTTCTCCGACACCTTTCCTGACGTGGCGGCAAGAGAAGAGCGTTACGTGCGTGACGGTCGCTGGGTGACCTGTGGAAGTGCTGCGAGTGCGCTCGATCTTATCCTGGAGGAGATCGATACACGGTTCGGTGCTTCTGCACGGTTCGATGCCGCAGGCATGTTTCTCAATGACTCGTCGCGGAGTCGGATGACCGAGTCTCTGGGCGACGGCATATTGCATTCACATCCCGGTATTCGGCGGGTTGTGAACCTTATGACTGCCCATATCGAGACACCGTTGACGCTGGCACAGTTGTCCGAGTCATGCCAGATGACACCCCGCACCTTGGCGCGTTTGTTCGAGACGGAGATGGGCATGCCACCCGGCCGCTACTATCAATACCTGCGGCTCGCGAAAGCTCGCGATCTGGCCACTCAGACTCGTCTCACACTGGATCAGATTGCATTGCGCTGCGGTTTCTCGTGCGGATCGGCGTTGTCTCGGGCCTTCACCCGAGCACATGGCTTTGGCCTGCGTGAACGCCGTCGACAGGTGCACCAGAGTGAGTAA
- a CDS encoding transposase: protein MARLHGVAEQPVYRWTAKYGGMEVFQSEPHLDLEAANARLTQRLAVRARDIPPSRRSPRGSGDARSAATDDDASGARQMARPATCLSFLEPARLRPLFSRAEHCGWTEAGGKVRQDFTHSGAPVDGVHAGQSHVLG, encoded by the coding sequence CTGGCCCGGCTACATGGCGTGGCCGAGCAACCCGTCTATCGCTGGACGGCCAAATACGGCGGTATGGAGGTGTTCCAAAGCGAGCCTCACCTTGACCTGGAAGCCGCAAACGCCCGCCTGACGCAACGGCTGGCCGTAAGGGCCCGCGACATACCGCCGTCGAGGAGATCGCCTCGGGGAAGTGGTGACGCCCGAAGCGCAGCAACGGACGATGACGCATCTGGTGCCAGGCAAATGGCTCGGCCAGCGACGTGCCTGTCATTTCTCGAACCAGCTCGCCTCAGGCCGCTGTTCTCGCGTGCTGAGCATTGTGGCTGGACCGAAGCCGGCGGAAAGGTCCGTCAAGACTTTACTCACTCTGGTGCACCTGTCGACGGCGTTCACGCAGGCCAAAGCCATGTGCTCGGGTGA
- the mgrA gene encoding L-glyceraldehyde 3-phosphate reductase produces MSYTPSEHRYERMRYHRCGRSGLKLPALSMGLWHNFGESADADNARAICRTAFDHGITHFDLANNYGPPPGSAEERFGRLLKSDFAGHRDELVISTKAGYEMWPGPYGEWGSRKYLLSSLDQSLRRLGVDYVDIFYSHRFDPETPLEETMGALDQAVRQGKALYAGISSYNAQRTQEAVEILRSLGTPCLIHQPSYSMVNRWIEDDGLLDTLDELGTGSIVFSPLAQGLLTDKYLKGIPEDSRAARGDTLQDAHLSAENLERVRALNAIAERRGQTLAQMAIAWVLRRGRVTSALIGASRPQQVIDCVGALDRPDFTDEELAEINRYAVDGGVNLWADSTAR; encoded by the coding sequence ATGAGCTATACGCCCTCGGAACACCGCTACGAGCGCATGCGCTACCACCGCTGCGGGCGCAGCGGCCTGAAACTGCCGGCCCTGTCTATGGGGCTCTGGCACAACTTCGGCGAGAGCGCCGACGCCGATAATGCCCGAGCGATCTGCCGCACCGCCTTCGATCACGGCATCACCCACTTCGACCTTGCCAACAACTACGGGCCGCCCCCGGGCAGCGCCGAGGAGCGGTTCGGCCGCCTCCTGAAGAGCGACTTCGCTGGCCACCGCGACGAGCTGGTGATCTCTACCAAGGCGGGTTACGAGATGTGGCCCGGGCCCTACGGGGAATGGGGCAGCCGCAAGTACCTGCTGTCGAGCCTGGACCAGAGCCTGAGGCGGCTGGGCGTCGACTACGTCGACATCTTCTACTCCCATCGCTTCGACCCGGAGACGCCCCTCGAGGAAACCATGGGCGCGCTCGACCAAGCGGTGCGCCAGGGCAAGGCCCTGTACGCCGGCATCTCCTCCTATAATGCCCAGCGCACCCAGGAGGCGGTGGAGATCCTGCGCTCGCTGGGCACGCCCTGCCTGATCCACCAGCCGAGCTACTCGATGGTCAACCGCTGGATCGAGGACGACGGTCTGCTCGACACCCTCGACGAGCTGGGCACCGGCTCGATCGTCTTCTCGCCGCTGGCCCAGGGGCTGCTGACCGACAAGTACCTGAAGGGGATCCCCGAGGATAGCCGCGCCGCCCGGGGCGACACCCTCCAGGACGCCCACCTATCGGCGGAGAACCTCGAGCGCGTGCGGGCGCTGAATGCCATCGCCGAGCGTCGCGGCCAGACGCTGGCCCAAATGGCCATCGCCTGGGTGCTGCGCCGCGGCCGGGTGACCTCGGCGCTGATCGGCGCCAGCCGGCCGCAGCAGGTCATCGACTGCGTGGGGGCCCTGGACCGGCCTGACTTCACCGACGAGGAACTCGCCGAGATCAACCGCTATGCGGTGGACGGCGGCGTGAACCTCTGGGCTGACTCGACTGCGCGCTGA
- a CDS encoding LysR family transcriptional regulator, whose protein sequence is MRQDHKRLEGLMLFSEVATHLSFTLAAERLGISRGYLSERVKRLERELGVPLLVRTTRNVRLTEEGERTRRRMDDIRRTLLDLERHLDPEPERLAGPIRLTAPKLFTERYLLDICHAFESRHPAVRFVIDCSYTSHDLTLANFDLAFRATRTPPENMVARPLLHYRHCYCASPDYLEAHGRPETPADLARHRCLPWLGLDRWDFASGDIEVQGPLTLNDHELLKRECLKGRGIVCVAEYLVDRELRDGLLERVLVEETVGEQTIHVIHPPAVQQSERLRAFLQFAWSSFI, encoded by the coding sequence ATGAGGCAGGACCACAAGCGGCTTGAAGGCCTGATGCTGTTCAGCGAGGTGGCGACGCACCTCAGCTTTACCCTGGCCGCGGAGCGCCTGGGCATCTCCCGTGGCTACCTGTCGGAGCGCGTCAAGCGGCTCGAGCGCGAGCTCGGGGTGCCGCTGCTGGTGCGCACCACCCGCAACGTGCGGCTCACCGAGGAGGGCGAGCGCACCCGTCGGCGCATGGACGACATCCGTCGCACCCTGCTCGACTTGGAGCGCCACCTCGACCCCGAGCCGGAACGCCTCGCCGGGCCGATCCGCCTCACCGCCCCCAAGCTCTTCACCGAGCGCTACCTGCTGGATATCTGTCACGCCTTCGAGAGCCGCCATCCGGCGGTGCGCTTCGTCATCGACTGCAGCTACACCAGCCACGACCTGACGCTGGCCAACTTCGACCTGGCCTTCCGCGCCACCCGCACCCCGCCCGAGAACATGGTGGCCCGGCCCCTGCTGCACTATCGCCACTGCTACTGCGCCTCGCCCGATTACCTCGAGGCCCACGGCCGCCCCGAAACTCCGGCGGACTTGGCCCGGCACCGCTGCCTGCCCTGGCTCGGCCTAGACCGCTGGGACTTTGCCTCCGGCGACATCGAGGTCCAGGGGCCCCTGACCCTCAACGACCACGAGCTGCTCAAGCGCGAATGCCTCAAGGGGCGCGGCATCGTCTGCGTCGCCGAGTACCTGGTCGACCGGGAGCTGCGGGACGGCCTACTGGAGCGGGTGCTGGTGGAGGAGACTGTTGGCGAGCAGACGATCCACGTGATTCATCCGCCGGCGGTGCAGCAGTCCGAGCGGTTGAGGGCCTTCCTACAGTTTGCGTGGAGCAGTTTTATCTGA
- a CDS encoding PaaI family thioesterase, whose product MISANDINAMLAEHWPSCKVTCERLDESHAIATVEVRHDDVRPGGYVCGPALFAAADAALWFLASAGRDTPQPMALTSDLAIRYLTPAVGQRIRARADLNKGGGRTLIGSVSIWMDDNESAPCAIAQGAYILPA is encoded by the coding sequence ATGATCAGCGCCAACGATATCAACGCCATGCTGGCCGAGCACTGGCCAAGCTGTAAGGTCACCTGTGAGCGACTCGACGAGAGCCACGCCATCGCCACCGTCGAGGTCCGCCATGACGATGTGCGTCCCGGTGGCTATGTGTGCGGTCCTGCCCTGTTCGCCGCCGCGGACGCCGCCCTCTGGTTCCTGGCCTCTGCGGGGCGCGACACACCGCAGCCCATGGCGTTGACCTCGGACCTGGCGATTCGCTACCTGACGCCGGCGGTTGGGCAACGGATTCGGGCCCGGGCCGATCTCAACAAGGGCGGCGGCAGGACACTGATCGGCAGCGTGTCGATCTGGATGGATGACAATGAAAGCGCGCCCTGCGCGATCGCCCAGGGCGCCTATATTCTCCCCGCCTGA
- a CDS encoding DsbA family protein yields the protein MTHFQVRSVKWTPFLGPPDRLSKLGSGHHRRQAREKLTAMGAELGFTFHYTDDMRMVNTFRAHQLIDWAEQQGHDAGHRMKLALFSAFFTERRDLHRIEVLADIATGLGHDKATVTAMLEAGDRADSVRERQAYWRRQGISGVPAMVFNHRYLVTGAQGVDNYQEVLKQVAAEQTDQAH from the coding sequence GTGACTCATTTCCAGGTCCGTTCTGTGAAGTGGACCCCATTCCTTGGACCACCTGACAGGCTATCTAAGCTCGGATCGGGTCATCATCGGCGCCAGGCCCGGGAAAAGCTCACCGCCATGGGGGCCGAGCTGGGCTTCACCTTCCACTACACCGACGATATGCGCATGGTGAACACCTTTCGCGCCCACCAGCTGATCGACTGGGCCGAACAGCAAGGCCACGATGCGGGGCATCGCATGAAGCTGGCCCTCTTCAGCGCCTTCTTCACCGAGCGCAGGGACCTGCATCGCATTGAGGTCCTGGCGGACATTGCCACTGGCCTCGGTCACGACAAAGCGACGGTCACGGCCATGCTGGAAGCCGGGGACAGGGCGGACAGCGTGCGAGAGCGTCAGGCCTACTGGCGCCGCCAGGGCATCAGCGGCGTGCCGGCCATGGTGTTCAACCATCGCTATCTGGTCACTGGCGCCCAGGGCGTGGACAATTACCAGGAAGTGCTGAAGCAGGTGGCCGCCGAGCAGACCGATCAAGCTCATTGA
- a CDS encoding halocarboxylic acid dehydrogenase DehI family protein has product MKTPSNDMTTRGSTRAAAMLPRRLPDPLPTIHPVAEREADGPLRATYEDTKRILQVPWMGVVTMALAHYPRFYAALWQGLRPLYESRQFIEACQRLRARVEHHASHLAPGSLVADLLEEGYSHRELEEIRRLIEVFSHGNMPYLLIASQARTLMEGLPLSTATEVTPASTAPPAKAGSLILMEPHHGNSEHKALYRQIRTTLGLPFVNTDYRALARWPGYFTRAWHDLAPRIDSESYRAITQDIHVTALDLVAELPNPNQLLPQQLTAAAVQDASHEEVLEVTRLFQYLLPGLVTNIAVFRAQLMSS; this is encoded by the coding sequence ATGAAGACGCCATCCAACGACATGACGACCAGGGGATCCACCCGCGCGGCCGCGATGCTGCCGCGACGACTTCCCGACCCGCTTCCCACCATCCACCCTGTGGCAGAGAGAGAGGCGGATGGGCCATTGCGGGCCACCTATGAAGACACCAAGCGCATACTCCAGGTGCCCTGGATGGGCGTCGTCACCATGGCGTTGGCTCACTATCCACGCTTCTATGCCGCGCTCTGGCAGGGCCTGCGCCCTCTCTATGAGTCGCGGCAATTCATCGAGGCCTGTCAGCGACTCCGCGCCCGGGTAGAGCACCATGCCAGCCACCTGGCCCCCGGGTCCCTCGTCGCCGACCTCCTCGAGGAAGGATACTCGCATCGAGAGCTTGAGGAGATTCGCCGGCTCATCGAGGTGTTCTCCCACGGCAACATGCCCTACCTGCTGATCGCCAGCCAAGCGCGAACCTTGATGGAAGGCCTGCCACTCTCCACGGCGACCGAGGTGACGCCCGCCTCGACAGCGCCCCCGGCGAAGGCGGGAAGCCTCATCCTGATGGAACCCCATCACGGCAACAGTGAGCATAAGGCGTTGTACCGGCAGATCCGGACGACGCTCGGACTGCCCTTCGTCAACACGGACTATCGCGCCCTGGCGCGATGGCCCGGCTACTTCACTCGCGCCTGGCACGACCTCGCCCCTCGTATCGATAGCGAGTCGTATCGGGCGATCACCCAGGACATTCACGTGACCGCCCTCGACTTGGTCGCCGAGCTTCCCAACCCCAATCAGCTGCTACCCCAGCAGCTCACGGCAGCGGCAGTCCAGGATGCCAGCCATGAGGAAGTGCTCGAGGTCACTCGGCTGTTCCAATACCTGCTACCTGGTCTGGTGACCAATATCGCAGTGTTTCGTGCCCAACTGATGTCGTCATGA
- a CDS encoding HAD family hydrolase produces MSLADVQALTFDTGGTVLDWHRGFKGAFHRVGMRHGVERDWSSLTNELRRRSMQRMLNAGEQHPPSQNMDGVHREVLDALLDEAGLGCFSDADRHHIAYDAPHAFECWTGFDEMLEALRGNFMVASFSILSYRMILDTAKHNRLNWDAVFSCEGLGKYKLLPQAYLTVAEYLQLQPEQCCMVACHEYDLDAARAVGFKTAYLHRPEEWGPDTPPPLPTAPDIVAESHAQLLDALTIGHRGAA; encoded by the coding sequence ATGAGCCTAGCGGACGTCCAAGCCCTTACCTTCGATACGGGAGGCACGGTCCTCGATTGGCACCGAGGCTTCAAAGGGGCGTTTCATCGAGTGGGGATGCGCCACGGCGTCGAGCGCGACTGGTCGTCCCTGACCAACGAGCTACGCCGCCGCTCCATGCAGAGGATGCTGAATGCCGGAGAGCAGCATCCGCCGAGCCAGAACATGGATGGGGTGCACCGCGAGGTGCTGGATGCCTTGCTCGACGAGGCCGGTCTTGGGTGCTTCAGCGACGCGGATCGACACCACATCGCCTACGATGCCCCGCATGCGTTCGAATGCTGGACGGGCTTCGACGAGATGCTGGAGGCACTGCGTGGCAACTTCATGGTCGCCTCGTTTTCCATCCTCAGCTATCGCATGATCCTGGATACGGCGAAGCACAATCGCCTCAATTGGGATGCGGTGTTCTCCTGTGAGGGCCTCGGCAAGTACAAGCTCCTGCCCCAGGCCTATCTGACGGTCGCCGAGTACCTGCAGCTGCAACCCGAGCAGTGCTGCATGGTGGCCTGCCACGAATACGATCTGGACGCGGCACGGGCCGTCGGCTTCAAGACGGCGTATCTTCATCGCCCAGAGGAGTGGGGCCCGGACACGCCCCCGCCACTGCCCACCGCGCCCGATATCGTGGCAGAAAGCCACGCGCAGTTACTCGACGCGCTAACGATTGGTCACCGAGGTGCCGCATGA
- a CDS encoding FAD-dependent oxidoreductase yields the protein MQDVIETDVLVIGEGAAGLTAALAAHEQGAQVTLLYSGQASSTAISTGFVTYAAHEDISQDDILEAMAHTTGKGLCDMPLLERLVREGPLEMAETIESYEIPVDKAPRGYRVKRSTGRRGKDMLNEDYGADGANDMTGLMMEFSSTHGTALFSQLRKAIRKTDVQRLRGSALSLSAEGPSAWAIIDGKAVKIAARAVIIATGGMQGVYDFTDTPRNLLGDGQAMALEAGASLVDMEFIQFYPLAVCEEGVPAIFMYPDYPETAVLINSDGEDLIEKHIGGSTTLGALHNWDQLSFIMQSEIVRGQKVYVDFRHTREEEWAPDSLTATFLSKYIPDFRQRAIGVAPSSHYTIGGIQVDINGQTRLPGIYACGEVAGGIHGANRHGGTALVEAITYGRISGRHAAHHLRPRTLASLAREDEPVTTSAGTPARVDEALDRIRRINQHALGPFRSAALLQAARDDIAALQREVDGFGWQSLDEYAAILRVKRVLMLSEAMRQSMLRRTETRGTHTRSDYPEASRGWLKKQLVRLSRDDGLVLDDVILSQYSDSPAGSVHEREASQA from the coding sequence ATGCAAGACGTTATCGAAACCGACGTGCTGGTCATCGGAGAAGGCGCGGCAGGCCTTACCGCCGCTCTCGCCGCCCATGAACAGGGTGCGCAGGTCACCCTGCTGTACAGCGGCCAGGCCTCCTCGACGGCGATCTCGACCGGATTCGTGACCTACGCGGCCCATGAGGACATTTCTCAGGATGACATCCTCGAGGCCATGGCCCATACCACCGGCAAGGGCCTGTGTGACATGCCCCTGCTGGAGCGACTCGTGCGTGAAGGGCCGCTGGAAATGGCCGAGACCATCGAGAGCTACGAGATCCCCGTAGACAAGGCCCCGCGGGGCTATCGCGTGAAACGGTCCACCGGGCGCCGTGGCAAGGACATGCTGAATGAGGATTACGGCGCGGACGGTGCCAACGATATGACCGGGCTGATGATGGAATTTTCCTCCACCCACGGCACCGCGCTCTTCTCGCAGCTCCGCAAGGCCATCAGGAAGACGGATGTCCAGCGCTTGCGAGGCAGCGCCCTGAGTCTGTCGGCAGAAGGCCCCAGCGCCTGGGCCATCATCGATGGCAAGGCGGTCAAGATTGCCGCCCGCGCAGTCATCATCGCCACTGGCGGCATGCAGGGGGTCTACGACTTCACCGATACGCCTCGGAACCTGCTCGGTGACGGCCAGGCCATGGCGCTGGAGGCGGGCGCCAGCCTGGTCGACATGGAGTTCATCCAGTTCTATCCGCTGGCCGTGTGCGAGGAGGGGGTGCCGGCCATTTTCATGTACCCGGACTACCCGGAAACCGCGGTGCTTATCAACTCGGATGGCGAAGACCTGATCGAGAAGCACATCGGCGGTTCCACCACCCTCGGCGCCCTGCACAACTGGGACCAGTTGAGCTTCATCATGCAGTCCGAAATCGTCAGAGGGCAGAAGGTCTACGTCGACTTTCGCCACACTCGCGAAGAGGAATGGGCCCCCGACTCGCTCACCGCCACCTTCCTCTCGAAATACATCCCCGACTTCCGTCAGCGTGCCATCGGGGTCGCGCCCTCCTCGCACTACACCATCGGCGGCATTCAGGTGGATATCAACGGCCAGACGCGACTGCCCGGTATCTACGCCTGCGGCGAGGTGGCCGGCGGGATCCACGGTGCCAACCGCCATGGCGGCACCGCCCTGGTGGAGGCCATCACCTACGGACGCATCAGCGGACGCCACGCCGCTCACCACCTTCGTCCCAGAACGCTCGCCAGCCTCGCGCGGGAGGATGAACCGGTCACGACAAGCGCCGGTACGCCGGCGAGGGTGGACGAGGCGCTTGATCGCATTCGCCGCATCAACCAGCACGCCCTGGGACCCTTCCGGTCGGCAGCGCTGCTGCAGGCAGCGCGCGACGACATCGCGGCGCTGCAGCGCGAGGTCGATGGCTTTGGCTGGCAGAGCCTCGATGAATACGCGGCCATCCTGCGCGTGAAGCGGGTGCTCATGCTGTCCGAGGCCATGCGGCAAAGTATGCTGAGGCGCACGGAGACCCGCGGCACTCATACCCGCTCCGACTACCCAGAGGCGAGCCGCGGCTGGCTGAAGAAGCAGCTGGTCAGGCTGTCCCGGGACGACGGGCTGGTGTTGGACGACGTCATTCTCAGCCAGTACAGCGACTCGCCGGCAGGCTCCGTCCACGAGAGGGAGGCCAGCCAAGCCTGA